One window of the Yamadazyma tenuis chromosome 6, complete sequence genome contains the following:
- the GPR1 gene encoding G protein-coupled receptor gpr1 (EggNog:ENOG503NZCY; COG:S), with the protein MSRTNTMWGIVAWLMVLSVLTNPVESSVMDVFIRANEINQVQEFTSHETYVQRILAIASSSTSIVFCVASIYFFFAIDPRRLVFRHQLIFFLLFFDLLKAIILLLYPSRVLTHYLAYFNAKFCHIVGFFTATAIEGADFAILTFAIHTYLLIFRPSLNVKVGHSRRTEGGLFVYRHYIYGTSFLIPLILASLAFINGKGYSSFVCWCYLPQTPVWYRMVLSWVPRFVIVTVIFICYSLIYYHVIKEYRVLGGVFTKLPRRDLASEEPSFFSALKYFLGSIKDQLVPKLVLPDAQNDELSRAPSRATDHRHSGGSHTHQGAQSRSDTDEDERTVGGNTSPASENITEVDIDDLSSDDDSDADEVEATQTRHSGNIPSGGEDGRHSNSFNARNDDIQMENLRNFNKRQKIIKKQMKSIFIYPMAYVFIWLFPFILYITQVNYEREHGPIYWINCMGAFMQPFNGTVDSFVFFYREQPWKYTVMKKFEKDHADKMEAVLSKRYSQRSHSLYSSVSTGPAFHRGRALSTSTEYGGGGSNNSLSFNLGVDLNRFKTWRRVLNDINLPLFQLPTEANLATLQKKLISRRAKEISASVNGSKEVETQSDEKVFGENMIHDYSNVLQGKMGEDEFRSTLENFSLNFNKGSNVSLSNTQANSEARAGSNLSPHVASFSHTSNDRKNSIISQSGRSVRGRQHSVVDPNEPVIIEGKAYDAFIGTPVSNTPTHTKNSPKLEKTNSKDGKFYESNAGDGTLVSDQYLTGFKLSLTLLSVVLALFASALDQTIVSTILSTVGDEFGDFNKVGWLTSGYMLPMACLALSWGKISIAFGRKKTMLFGLFFFFIGSLIAALSKSMDMLIGARVIQGLGGSAIQAMTMVILSEVVPASKRSLSMTLIGITFSVASALGPFIGGSFTTHVTWRWCFWINLPISGIGFVFLMISFKPPKPEGDLKTKLAKIDFLGNFLMASGLVLVLLGLTFGGNDFAWKSAAVISCFILGGLLVIAFCVYNFKYSKIPIIMKEAATSPYVMTACFCGCFAFIQFMISIVYFSIYFQVVQGANAWQSGIDMLPMIITVPIVSISNGIFLRITRQIKLVLVFCGVCFVIGSGVSLLLRRGTTFGQHFGILVINGIASGLSFQSSLLSTQLAAPNTIPGSMIIVTALNNFFKSLGGVIGVVVGQLILQTSATSKMKDILNNLQRHSADYTILSNVGVDAIVANPSIVDQFPTSLKNSLIDAYVDSLHNIFYLSLASSCILLITSVFTSNKKLPKDGDIHTKNEPGDAKSTPNNDTNELENGQPKNNQKSDHDSENEEKSTPIDNSESNQS; encoded by the exons ATGAGTCGGACCAACACCATGTGGGGTATCGTTGCCTGGTTAATGGTACTATCAGTGCTAACAAATCCAGTGGAATCGTCTGTGATGGACGTATTCATCAGAGCCAATGAAATAAATCAGGTTCAGGAGTTCACAAGCCATGAAACATACGTGCAGCGAATCCTAGCTATTGCATCCTCGAGCACCTCCATAGTGTTCTGTGTGGCGTCCATTTactttttttttgcaatcgATCCCAGAAGATTGGTGTTTCGACATCAGTTAATCTTTTTTCTCCTTTTCTTCGATCTCCTTAAGGCTATCATCTTACTATTGTATCCTAGCAGAGTGCTAACACACTATCTTGCCTATTTCAATGCCAAATTTTGTCATATTGTGGGATTCTTCACGGCTACCGCCATCGAAGGGGCCGATTTTGCCATTTTGACCTTTGCCATTCACACCTACTTATTGATCTTCCGGCCCTCGTTGAACGTCAAAGTGGGACATAGCCGTAGAACTGAAGGTGGTTTGTTTGTTTACAGACACTATATTTACGGAACTTCATTTTTAATTCCCCTTATATTGGCTAGTTTGGCTTTCATCAATGGAAAAGGCTATTCATCCTTTGTTTGCTGGTGTTATCTTCCGCAAACTCCCGTTTGGTACAGAATGGTATTGAGTTGGGTTCCCCGGTTTGTTATTGTGACAGTGATCTTCATCTGCTATTCTTTAATTTATTACCATGTCATTAAGGAATATCGGGTATTGGGGGGTGTATTTACAAAGCTTCCCCGGAGAGATCTTGCTAGCGAAGAGCCTTCATTTTTCTCCGCTTTGAAATACTTTTTGGGGTCTATCAAAGATCAATTGGTACCTAAGTTAGTGTTACCAGATGCTCAGAATGATGAGCTTTCTAGAGCCCCATCCAGAGCCACTGATCATCGACACTCAGGAGGAAGTCATACTCATCAAGGGGCTCAAAGTAGGTCTGATactgatgaagatgaaagGACCGTTGGTGGTAATACATCCCCTGCCCTGGAAAATATAACCGAAGTGGATATCGATGATTTGtcttctgatgatgatctGGACGCTGATGAAGTAGAAGCCACTCAAACCCGTCATTCGGGTAACATTCCttctggtggtgaagatggtCGTCATTCCAATAGCTTCAATGCTCGTAATGATGATATCCAGATGGAGAACTTGAGAAACTTCAATAAAAGACAGAAAATTATTAAGAAACAGATGAAGTCCATTTTCATCTATCCAATGGCATATGTTTTCATCTGGTTATTTCCTTTCATTTTGTATATTACTCAAGTCAACTATGAGAGGGAACACGGTCCTATTTACTGGATCAATTGTATGGGTGCATTTATGCAGCCATTCAACGGAACAGTCGATTCATTTGTCTTCTTCTATAGAGAACAACCATGGAAGTATACTGTGATGaaaaagtttgaaaaagacCATGCCGATAAAATGGAAGCAGTGCTATCAAAAAGATACTCTCAGCGAAGTCATTCTTTGTATTCTTCTGTATCAACAGGACCTGCTTTTCACCGGGGACGGGCGTTGTCAACATCCACAGAGTatggtggaggtggttcAAACAACTCTCTTAGCTTCAATTTGGGCGTTGACCTCAATAGATTCaagacttggagaagagtTTTGAATGATATCAACTTACCATTATTCCAGCTACCAACCGAGGCGAATCTCGCAActcttcaaaagaagcttATAAGCAGAAGAGCCAAGGAGATTTCTGCTTCAGTCAACGGGAGCAAAGAAGTCGAAACTCAATCTGATGAGAAAGTCTTCGGTGAGAACATGATTCATGATTACTCTAATGTCTTACAGGGCAAAATGGGAGAAGATGAATTCAGATCTACTCTTGAAAACTTTtcgttgaacttcaataaaGGCTCCAATGTCAGTTTATCAAATACCCAAGCAAATTCTGAGGCCAGAGCAGGTTCAAACTTAAGTCCTCATGTCGCTTCCTTCAGTCATACCCTGAATGATCGTAAAAACAGCATTATTTCTCAGAGTGGTCGTTCAGTTAGGGGAAGACAACACTCTGTGGTGGATCCTAATGAGCCTGTTATCATAGAAGGTAAAGCCTATGATGCCTTTATTGGAACACCAGTATCAAATACCCCCACTCACACCAAAAACTCCccaa AGTTAGAAAAGACAAATTCCAAGGATGGTAAGTTCTACGAGAGTAATGCCGGTGATGGTACCCTCGTATCTGACCAATACTTGACTGGTTTCAAGTTATCATTAACATTGCTAAGCGTTGTGCTCGCATTGTTCGCATCAGCTTTAGACCAGACAATTGTGTCTACAATTTTATCTACTGTGGGAGATGAGTTCGgagacttcaacaaagtgGGTTGGCTTACCTCTGGATACATGCTTCCTATGGCCTGCCTTGCACTAAGTTGGGGGAAAATATCCATCGCCTTTGGTAGAAAGAAAACGATGCTTTTTGGcttgttcttttttttCATCGGTTCCTTGATAGCAGCCTTGTCCAAAAGTATGGATATGTTGATCGGAGCACGTGTCATTCAAGGGCTTGGTGGAAGCGCTATTCAAGCCATGACTATGGTGATTTTGAGCGAGGTGGTCCCAGCATCTAAAAGATCGCtttcaatgactttgatcGGCATCACCTTTTCTGTGGCATCGGCTTTAGGGCCATTCATTGGCGGGTCCTTCACAACACATGTTACCTGGAgatggtgtttttggataAACTTACCCATCTCCGGCAttgggtttgtgtttttAATGATTTCGTTCAAGCCTCCAAAACCTGAAGGTGActtgaaaacaaaattAGCTAAAATAGATTTCCTTGGAAACTTTCTCATGGCAAGTGGATTGGTCTTGGTGTTACTTGGGTTGACTTTTGGAGGTAATGACTTTGCTTGGAAATCAGCTGCCGTCATACTGTGTTTTATTTTGGGAggtttgttggtgattgcCTTCTGCGTCTATAACTTCAAATACTCCAAGATCCCTATTATTATGAAGGAAGCTGCCACAAGCCCATATGTGATGACGGCGTGTTTCTGTGGATGTTTTGCTTTTATTCAGTTCATGATAAGTATTGTTTACTTTTCCATCTATTTCCAGGTAGTCCAAGGAGCTAATGCATGGCAATCGGGTATTGATATGCTACCAATGATTATTACGGTTCCAATCGTTTCAATATCTAACGGAATCTTTCTTCGGATCACCAGACAAATAAAGTTGGTACTCGTCTTTTGTGGAGTTTGTTTCGTAATTGGTAGTGGTGTGCTGTTGTTGCTCCGCAGAGGAACCACATTTGGGCAACATTTTGGAATATTGGTGATAAACGGCATAGCATCAGGATTATCATTCCAGTCAAGTCTATTGTCCACTCAGTTGGCAGCCCCTAACACTATTCCCGGGTCAATGATCATTGTCACtgctttgaacaactttttcaaatcacTTGGAGGTGTAATAGGAGTAGTTGTTGGACAATTAATATTGCAGACATCTGCTACAAGTAAGATGAAAGAcatcctcaacaacttaCAAAGGCATTCGGCTGACTACACCATTTTAAGTAACGTGGGTGTTGATGCTATTGTTGCCAACCCACTGATCGTTGATCAGTTTCCCACAAGCCTTAAGAACAGCCTTATTGATGCATATGTGGATTCACTTCACAATATATTTTATCTTTCACTTGCCCTGTCTTGTATTTTACTTATCACTTCTGTTTTCACTAGCAATAAGAAATTACCAAAAGATGGGGATATTCACACCAAAAATGAACCTGGTGATGCTAAAAGCACCCCAAATAATGACAcaaatgaacttgaaaatggcCAACCCAAGAATAATCAAAAGAGTGACCACGATTCCGAAAACGAAGAAAAATCGACACCAATAGACAACTCAGAGAGTAACCAAAGCTAA
- the SNF1_1 gene encoding Protein kinase (COG:T; EggNog:ENOG503NUN4; BUSCO:EOG09261IOS), whose protein sequence is MSDQATTEDGHHHHHHHHHHQSSNAAHGSGSSGNHTNPQPATPIDPNINPANRIGRYQIIKTLGEGSFGKVKLAEHLTTGQRVALKIINRKTLAKSDMQGRIEREISYLKLLRHPHIIKLYDVIKSKDEIIMVIEYAGNELFDYIVQRGKMPEDEARRFFQQIIAAVEYCHRHKIVHRDLKPENLLLDDKYNVKIADFGLSNIMTDGNFLKTSCGSPNYAAPEVISGKLYAGPEVDVWSSGVILYVMLCGRLPFDDEFIPALFKKISNGVYTLPNYLSPGAKHLLTRMLVVNPLNRITIHEIMEDEWFKQGIEQYLLPQDIGKEKNNIDVDEDVLSALTHTMGYERDEIVGSINRYNNAPTPQQKSNEIVDAYLLMRDNHALVKDLKKHKTDQMDGFLSSSPPPPWDTNNINNNVLSHRTPSIQQSLTYQTLAQVPDLSTLPNSTIAILPTSLPSIHRAYMMENTTSTNQSKISPISTKKSKTRWHFGIRSRSYPLDVMGEIYRALKNLGAEWAKPTEEELWTIRVRWKYSPTNSGMEVDESLSDMMKMQIQLFQLEPNNYLVDFKFDGWEKSNSTDNTNPDEMSSFSAYPFLHLSTRLIMELAVNSQNS, encoded by the coding sequence ATGTCAGATCAAGCCACCACCGAAGAtggccatcaccatcaccaccatcatcatcatcatcagagtCTGAATGCTGCCCATGGTCTGGGATCTTCGGGTAACCATACCAACCCGCAACCTGCGACTCCCATTGATCCTAATATTAACCCCGCCAATAGAATTGGTAGgtatcaaatcatcaaaaccttgGGAGAAGGTTCGTTCGGTAAAGTGAAGTTGGCCGAGCATTTAACTACTGGCCAAAGAGTTGCCTTGAAGATCATTAACCGTAAAACCTTGGCCAAATCAGATATGCAAGGAAGAATCGAAAGAGAGATTTCTTATTTAAAATTATTAAGACATCCACATATCATCAAGTTATACGATGTGATAAAATCCAAAGACGAAATCATCATGGTGATTGAATATGCGGGAAATGAATTGTTTGATTACATTGTACAGAGAGGTAAAATGCCTGAGGATGAAgcaagaagattctttcaacaaattaTTGCAGCGGTAGAATATTGCCATAGACACAAAATTGTGCATCGAGACTTGAAGCCGGAAAACTTGTTATTGGATGATAAGTATAACGTCAAAATTGCTGATTTTGGTTTGTCTAACATCATGACTGATGGTAATTTCTTAAAAACAAGTTGTGGATCTCCTAATTACGCTGCTCCTGAGGTTATTAGTGGGAAATTGTATGCCGGTCCGGAAGTCGACGTATGGTCTTCGGGGGTGATCTTGTATGTCATGTTATGTGGTAGATTACcttttgatgatgagtttATTCCTgcattgttcaagaaaattAGTAACGGGGTCTATACCCTTCCAAACTACTTGTCGCCAGGTGCCAAGCACTTGTTAACAAGGATGTTGGTGGTAAATCCGTTGAACAGAATCACCATTCACGAAATCATGGAAGACGAATGGTTCAAACAAGGTATTGAACAATACTTGTTACCCCAAGATATCGGTAAAGAAAAAAATAACATTGATGtcgatgaagatgttttgTCGGCTTTAACTCACACCATGGGATACGAAAGGgatgaaattgttggcTCTATAAATCGGTATAACAATGCACCAACTCCTCAACAAAAGTCtaatgaaattgttgatgctTACCTTTTGATGAGAGACAATCACGCTTTGGTtaaagacttgaaaaaaCACAAGACCGATCAAATGGATGGTTTTTTAAGTTCTtctcctccaccaccttggGACACGAAtaatatcaacaacaatgtGTTGAGCCACAGGACCCCTAGCATTCAACAATCTTTAACATATCAAACGTTAGCACAAGTGCCCGATTTGTCTACTTTACCCAATTCCACCATTGCTATTTTGCCTACCTCATTACCCTCAATTCACAGGGCGTATATGATGGAGAATACTACTAGCACCAACCAGAGTAAAATTAGTCCCATAAGTACAAAAAAGCTGAAGACCAGATGGCATTTTGGGATCCGGTCAAGATCATACCCCTTAGATGTCATGGGAGAAATCTACAGagctttgaagaacttgggaGCTGAATGGGCTAAACctacagaagaagaattatGGACCATTAGAGTTAGATGGAAATACAGTCCCACCAATCTGGGCATGgaagttgatgaatctCTTTCTGATATGATGAAGATGCAAATCCAATTGTTCCAATTGGAACCCAATAACTACTTGGTAGATTTTAAGTTTGACGGCTGGGAAAAAAGTAATAGCACCGATAACACCAATCCCGACGAAATGAGCTCGTTTTCAGCATATCCATTCTTACACTTGTCAACTAGGTTGATTATGGAATTGGCAGTAAATAGTCAAAACAGTTAG
- the NUF2 gene encoding kinetochore-associated Ndc80 complex subunit nuf2 (EggNog:ENOG503NVBG; COG:D), which translates to MFKRPLSSSSRALQQVSKASQSKKFNLSDLEFGKLSKAQIAYLDRVIRVDQSGELGANLIYNAQYVVLANRYPHLKPVLQHMWDQELHHYSTFNDLQVRRRVRPSLLTPLWKVGAVGLGAVTALISKEAAMACTVAVETVIGNHYNEQLRVLMNQYDVPIYEKNTGEVISKESLEMTLRTSPELRQLKEFIKEFRDEELEHLETAIEHDAKKAVPYMLLTETIKLLCHGAIYTAERYIIMSRPKISHVLQACDFDVLEDMIQRPNGQFMSSLTEKLLDTFTSASVEILNEQVKQTAKKDKFEANGDAHTNGASSAKNENNESSDAPVNDDTTQSLGVVVFARKAGEFFQTCGIYDFSLIDMVRPEPYRTRRILSAVVNFIRFREDRASEIEGLATSAYDGLEVLRQTEVENIELSNKINIMKDRLERNIDENGKSKPTLKEVNVYNSKMENELRKLKKVQESLTEDHFQYKSDKSRLIQNLEDINYVMLNQSKQIELLKDYDQVDVNSLHTIIDQLRSSATESSEKLSSLELQNRNISITIDSFNVVENDLKNLFRILEEVFHDVEKEEQVSDTLTRIQETMDQQNFESTDLQRQIQQIKRQLINIREKTEKLETQSEEKSKKSQETIDQLKIEYDDTIKERNLKDQELEKLRDQISHIQNDMKVRKMELEQEINNSEMAVARLNSHLRLYLTEMNKKIQQ; encoded by the exons ATGTTCAAAAGACCCTTGAGTCTGTCTTCCAGAGCACTACAACAAGTGTCGAAGGCGTCACAGTCCAAAAAGTTCAATTTATCGGACCTCGAGTTCGGTAAACTATCGAAAGCTCAAATAGCATATTTGGACAGAGTTATTCGAGTTGACCAATCCGGAGAACTTGGAGCCAATTTGATTTACAATGCTCAATATGTGGTGCTTGCCAACAGATATCCTCACTTGAAGCCAGTGTTACAACACATGTGGGACCAAGAGTTACATCACTATAGTACTTTCAATGATCTCCAAGTTAGAAGAAGAGTGAGACCTTCATTGCTTACACCTTTGTGGAAGGTTGGAGCAGTTGGTTTGGGGGCAGTCACCGCCTTGATCAGCAAGGAAGCTGCCATGGCATGTACAGTGGCAGTTGAAACTGTGATCGGAAACCACTACAATGAGCAATTGCGAGTTTTAATGAACCAATATGATGTTCCAATCTATGAAAAGAACACTGGGGAAGTGATATCTAAAGAGAGCCTTGAGATGACGTTAAGAACCTCGCCTGAATTGAGgcagttgaaggagttcaTCAAAGAGTTTAGAGATGAAGAGCTCGAGCACTTGGAAACAGCCATTGAACATGATGCAAAGAAAGCGGTACCCTATATGCTCTTAACTGAAACCATTAAGCTTCTATGCCATGGGGCCATTTACACAGCTGAGAGA TATATCATCATGTCACGACCCA AGATCAGCCATGTTTTGCAAGCGTGCGATTTTGATGTGCTCGAAGATATGATTCAGAGACCTAACGGCCAGTTCATGTCCTCTTTAACagagaagttgttggacaCCTTCACATCGGCCTCAGTTGAAATTTTGAATGAGCAAGTCAAGCAGACCGCTAAAAAGGACAAATTCGAAGCGAATGGAGATGCTCACACCAATGGGGCTTCCAGTGCAAAGAACGAAAATAATGAGCTGTCAGATGCGCCTGTAAACGACGATACAACCCAGAGCTTGGGAGTGGTGGTATTTGCTCGTAAAGCCGGTGAGTTCTTTCAAACATGTGGTATATACGATTTCTCGTTGATAGATATGGTAAGGCCTGAACCCTATAGAACAAGGCGAATATTGAGTGCTGTCGTGAATTTCATCAGATTCAGAGAAGATAGGGCCCTGGAAATTGAAGGGTTGGCCACGAGTGCCTATGACGGTTTGGAGGTATTGAGACAAACAGAGGTTGAAAACATCGAGCTTTCTAATAAAATTAATATCATGAAAGATAGACTCGAGAGAAACATTGATGAGAATGGTAAGTCGAAACCTACTTTGAAAGAGGTCAATGTTTACAATTCTAAAATGGAGAATGAATTACGAAAACTTAAGAAGGTCCAAGAATCTTTGACAGAGGATCATTTTCAATATAAGAGTGATAAGAGCCGCTTGATTCAGAACCTTGAAGATATAAACTACGTGATGTTAAATCAAAGCAAACAAATTGAGCTTCTCAAAGATTATGACCAAGTGGATGTGAACTCCTTGCATACTATCATAGATCAACTAAGATCCAGTGCTACCGAATCGAGTGAAAAATTAAGCTCTTTGGAACTACAAAACCGAAATATTAGTATAACTATTGATTCATTTAATGTGGTTGAAAACGACCTAAAAAACCTTTTCagaattcttgaagaagtttttcaCGATGTGGAAAAGGAGGAGCAGGTATCGGATACCTTGACAAGAATTCAAGAAACAATGGATCAACAAAACTTTGAGTCTACGGATTTGCAAAGACAAATCCAACAGATTAAACGTCAATTAATAAATATTAGAGAAAAGACGGAAAAGCTTGAGACCCAAAGTGAAGagaaatcgaagaagagTCAAGAAACTATCGATCAACTCAAAATCGAGTACGACGACACTATTAAGGAGAGAAACTTaaaagatcaagaacttgaaaaactaAGAGACCAGATTTCCCACATTCAAAATGACATGAAAGTGAGAAAGATggagcttgaacaagagATAAACAATAGTGAGATGGCAGTGGCACGATTGAACTCACATTTGAGATTATATTTGACTGAGATGAACAAAAAGATACAGCAATGA
- the SNF1_2 gene encoding Protein kinase (COG:T; EggNog:ENOG503NUN4): MSSKPPSTAMGVDSGLHQQKAAIRYPKIFSEPVNIREVHLPVIKRWIEEKLNEIVPDDDVIVDYVYELLVSSDTPDVKTMYSHVREFLGEDSMRFMAKLWKLLLAAQADKNGIPPELVEKQKQLMKANPNLKQEFQRTHPSHRDRREPDRSRDPYRRLERDGTQKSNRNTPHSSSASTNGDSSSYNQYRDRSDINRF; the protein is encoded by the coding sequence ATGTCATCCAAACCCCCTTCCACTGCCATGGGCGTGGACTCCGGCCTTCACCAGCAAAAGGCTGCTATCCGTTATCCCAAAATCTTCAGCGAGCCTGTGAATATTCGGGAGGTCCACTTACCAGTCATAAAGCGATGGATAGAAGAAAAACTAAACGAAATAGTCCCAGACGACGACGTCATTGTCGACTACGTTTACGAGTTACTTGTCAGTTCTGACACTCCAGATGTGAAGACGATGTATCTGCATGTCAGGGAGTTTTTAGGAGAAGACTCCATGAGGTTCATGGCAAAGCTATGGAAACTACTCCTAGCAGCTCAGGCCGATAAAAACGGCATTCCACCTGAACTTGTGGAGAAACAGAAGCAGCTCATGAAGGCGAACCCCAACTTAAAGCAAGAGTTCCAAAGAACACATCCAAGTCATAGAGACCGCAGAGAACCAGATAGGCTGAGAGACCCCTACAGGAGATTGGAGCGAGACGGTACCCAAAAGTCCAATCGTAACACTCCTCATTCGTCATCTGCCAGCACTAACGGTGATAGTTCATCCTATAATCAGTATCGAGACAGATCAGACATCAATCGGTTCTAA
- the HST3 gene encoding NAD-dependent deacetylase hst3 (COG:B,K; EggNog:ENOG503NV2F), whose translation MKVIDLLDHDPSASVHSLPSEVSIKLTEISKVIFKSKKATLLTGAGISCNAGIPDFRSSEGLYNLVKEKYPKTVVKGQDLFDISLFRDELTLQVFCTFMEGLYASSLQAKPTETHKFIKLLKDKNKLLRCYTQNIDGIESKVNLTTGIKSSEFQTEETNRRLVNSSFNKNWKNLDVVQLHGDLNQLTCTQCFSNFEWTKKYQNMLSSGDNPECSNCFQKYQERLYSGKRLTGNIGILRPGIVLYGENHPQSEILAQGLNTDIKSRPDILIIMGTSLKVDGVKKLVKSLATSIHEKGGKVIFINKTQVSSSQWDNYVDYQVLCDCDNFIKVLKQEIPDLFLTQEQLDSKRLKQLEAKRIKQEAREEKKIQVKKDPQVLVKTPPPTPTKRKPARPVLKRRDFNSERSVKFGLKYELPSPPTSFNNDVVVTNQESDFTPNKKIKTET comes from the coding sequence ATGAAGGTcattgacttgttggaccATGACCCATCTGCCTCAGTGCACTCGTTACCAAGTGAAGTCAGCATTAAATTAACCGAAATCTCCAAAgtgatcttcaaatctaAGAAGGCCACCTTATTAACTGGGGCAGGGATTAGTTGCAACGCTGGGATTCCTGATTTCAGATCCAGTGAAGGATTAtacaacttggtgaaggaAAAATACCCGAAGACAGTTGTCAAGGGACAAGACTTATTTGACATCTCGCTTTTCAGAGACGAGTTAACATTGCAAGTCTTCTGCACATTTATGGAGGGATTGTACGCTAGCTCTTTGCAAGCAAAACCCACCGAAACTCACAAATTcatcaagctcttgaagGACAAGAATAAGCTCCTTAGATGCTACACTCAGAACATCGATGGTATAGAATCTAAAGTTAATTTGACCACCGGCATTAAGTCTTCTGAATTTCAAACCGAGGAGACCAACAGACGTCTTGTAAATTCCTCGTTCAATAAaaattggaagaacttAGATGTGGTCCAACTTCATGGCGACTTAAACCAATTAACGTGCACCCAAtgtttctccaactttGAGTGGACCAAAAAGTATCAAAATATGTTGTCAAGTGGTGACAACCCAGAGTGCTCAAACTGCTTTCAGAAATACCAGGAAAGATTATATCTGGGTAAAAGACTCACAGGAAATATTGGAATACTAAGACCTGGAATTGTTTTATACGGAGAAAACCACCCTCAATCAGAAATCCTCGCTCAAGGCTTGAATACAGATATTAAATCTAGGCCTGACATATTGATCATCATGGGTacttctttgaaggttGATGGAGTaaagaagttggttaaAAGTTTAGCTACATCTATTCATGAGAAAGGCGGAAAagtcattttcatcaataaaaCTCAAGTATCTTCTAGTCAATGGGACAACTATGTTGATTATCAAGTATTGTGTGATTGTGATAACTTCATCAAAGTGTTAAAGCAAGAAATTCCTGATTTGTTCTTGACCCAGGAACAATTAGACTCCAAGAGACTTAAGCAACTTGAAGCCAAAAGAATAAAACAAGAAGCtagagaagaaaagaagatccaGGTAAAGAAAGATCCCCAGGTGCTAGTCAAGACGCCTCCTCCAACTCCTACGAAAAGAAAACCTGCTAGACCTGTGCTAAAGAGAAGGGACTTCAATAGCGAAAGGAGTGTTAAATTTGGCTTAAAGTATGAATTGCCTTCTCCACCAACgagtttcaacaatgatGTGGTAGTAACCAACCAAGAATCTGACTTCACTCCTAACAAAAAAATTAAAACTGAAACTTGA
- a CDS encoding uncharacterized protein (EggNog:ENOG503NWV5; COG:S), protein MFQKSAHQVAPENTCNVREEPMQKSPKISAINPKYVPVQYQQQQQKKWTPLPFKNYVGTQFNVSPTSKFFVIKSYTLLDVNASFINNIWASTELGNKRLSSAFKKAADDQGEVYLFFSVNGSGKFCGVAKMTSDLDMEKSSNIWFETSKWKGVFDVDWLMVKDIPNKYFHFLKVAANENKPVSNSRDTQEIPLNIALEMLKIFSTFKTSTSFLMC, encoded by the coding sequence ATGTTTCAGAAAAGTGCACATCAGGTTGCCCCAGAAAATACATGTAATGTCAGGGAGGAACCTATGCAAAAATCTCCCAAAATTTCAGCAATAAACCCGAAATATGTCCCGGTTCAATaccagcaacagcaacagaagaaatggaCTCCACTACCATTCAAAAACTATGTAGGTACCCAATTTAATGTGTCTCCAACCTCCAAGTTTTTTGTCATCAAATCTTACACCTTATTAGATGTGAACGCGtctttcatcaataacatTTGGGCATCAACCGAGCTTGGAAATAAGAGATTATCTTCTGCTTTTAAGAAAGCTGCTGACGATCAGGGGGAAGTTTATCTTTTCTTCCTGGTCAACGGTAGCGGCAAGTTTTGTGGGGTTGCCAAAATGACCAGTGACTTAGATATGGAGAAGTCCAGCAATATATGGTTTGAAACAAGTAAGTGGAAAGGAgtttttgatgttgattGGCTTATGGTCAAAGATATTCCCAATAAATATTTCcacttcttgaaggttgCAGCCAACGAAAATAAACCTGTTTCTAACTCCAGAGATACCCAAGAAATCCCATTGAATATTGCCCTTGAAATGCTCAAAATCTTTAGCACCTTTAAAACCTCCACTTCTTTCCTTATGTGCTAA